One window from the genome of Streptomyces sp. WZ-12 encodes:
- a CDS encoding PE-PGRS family protein, which yields MYRWSPLNDRQLALLTRIGEGTDPVTSESPELAVTARALKSRGLITMPKRGGKWQAEITDDGRFYLEHGHHPDRPEPAPRKQRPVAAEPKQKVAAPPRRRAAPPPEPKLAPTLTAKPPRQSPAEVGAALIAQVQKAGPFLRIPDPSPEERARYRRAFDAARQCAPEGYHLKYSGRAKGDFFLGLLRVTGEDDTEWNRIRLARSRVITDVEDVIAAVTADHSAFEISDEVLPRVISLLRLLAEQALARHGEITVSKKRRQPRPLLTVHGRTYEISFSERQKQVRYVPKQPGKRTYDWQRVTPAHRFEPSGELELVVSQGSGYSSGYHYGWKKDWGDTAKKQLEDQIGSIFRALKARAEEEEQARLAREAEQQRQREEWEQQQEERCLREAKEQEERRRKEAEEKERTRREWEAAVSVATIKAVDAVRVDRFGTALAQWRAAGEMRAFCAALDEAASASDNAHEAGRLREWSAWGKAEADRLDPTVAGRGLTAHSLHAEPSGDQLRPFLDGWHPQWPEKEKSPKKEEPKAEAEPPEPEPERWHGFTDERLNQGWRYGPRGRAQWWRR from the coding sequence ATGTACCGATGGTCGCCGCTCAACGATCGACAGCTGGCCTTGCTCACCCGCATCGGAGAGGGAACGGATCCTGTTACCTCGGAGAGCCCGGAACTCGCCGTCACCGCCCGTGCCCTCAAGAGCCGTGGCCTCATCACCATGCCCAAGCGTGGTGGGAAGTGGCAGGCGGAGATCACCGACGACGGTCGCTTCTACCTGGAACACGGCCACCACCCGGACCGGCCCGAGCCGGCCCCGCGCAAGCAACGACCGGTAGCCGCCGAGCCGAAGCAGAAGGTTGCGGCACCTCCACGTCGGCGGGCGGCACCCCCACCTGAGCCGAAGCTGGCACCAACGCTTACCGCGAAGCCGCCACGTCAGTCCCCGGCGGAGGTCGGCGCGGCCTTAATCGCTCAGGTGCAGAAGGCCGGTCCGTTCCTTCGGATCCCGGACCCGAGCCCCGAGGAGCGGGCCCGCTATCGCCGGGCGTTCGACGCAGCGCGGCAGTGTGCCCCGGAGGGCTACCACCTGAAGTACAGCGGGCGGGCGAAGGGAGACTTCTTCCTCGGCCTGCTCCGGGTGACGGGCGAGGATGACACCGAATGGAACCGGATCCGCCTGGCACGCAGCCGAGTGATCACCGACGTCGAGGACGTGATCGCGGCGGTCACCGCGGACCACAGCGCCTTCGAGATCTCGGACGAGGTACTCCCACGGGTGATCTCCCTTCTTCGGCTCCTTGCCGAGCAAGCCCTCGCACGGCATGGCGAGATCACGGTGTCGAAGAAGCGCAGGCAGCCGAGGCCACTGCTCACGGTCCATGGCAGGACGTACGAGATCAGTTTCAGCGAGCGGCAGAAACAGGTCCGGTACGTACCCAAGCAGCCGGGTAAACGAACGTACGACTGGCAGCGGGTCACCCCGGCGCACCGGTTCGAACCATCCGGCGAACTGGAACTGGTCGTGAGCCAGGGCTCGGGCTACAGCAGCGGCTACCACTACGGATGGAAGAAGGACTGGGGCGACACAGCCAAGAAACAGTTGGAGGACCAGATCGGCTCGATCTTCCGGGCGCTGAAGGCTCGCGCGGAGGAAGAGGAGCAGGCTCGGCTGGCGCGGGAGGCGGAACAGCAGCGTCAGCGGGAGGAGTGGGAGCAGCAGCAGGAGGAACGCTGCCTGCGAGAGGCCAAGGAGCAGGAGGAGCGCCGCCGGAAGGAGGCAGAGGAGAAGGAGCGTACGCGGCGGGAGTGGGAAGCGGCGGTTAGCGTCGCGACGATCAAGGCAGTGGACGCCGTGCGGGTCGACCGGTTCGGCACCGCCCTGGCGCAGTGGCGGGCCGCAGGGGAGATGCGGGCCTTCTGCGCCGCGCTCGATGAGGCCGCCTCCGCCTCGGACAACGCCCACGAAGCCGGGCGACTGCGCGAGTGGTCGGCGTGGGGGAAGGCCGAGGCCGACCGGCTCGACCCGACCGTGGCCGGCAGGGGCCTGACCGCCCACAGCCTCCACGCGGAGCCCTCAGGCGACCAGCTACGGCCATTCCTCGACGGATGGCATCCGCAGTGGCCGGAGAAGGAGAAGTCCCCGAAGAAGGAAGAACCCAAGGCGGAAGCCGAACCACCCGAGCCGGAGCCCGAGCGGTGGCACGGCTTCACCGACGAACGTCTGAACCAAGGCTGGAGATATGGACCCCGAGGTCGCGCTCAATGGTGGAGGCGATGA
- a CDS encoding recombination directionality factor gives MTQSTTVQVGRFHTGRLAEGRPQALNAWRFTTDDPEVAARVAALLGGQPQPNEGGGALAHEVLTNRERVRVLMDGPDAAAARMVLWGCEGIIHECDGFEFLSPEEKMGQPCGCPSRLKDRKTAARDGRGPMPSINLTFRIAAEPALGGFHFMTGSWELAAQLPDLTDALERVGGPAVCDLTMELVVFTTKAGRSVCYRRPVVTVLGSPGTVALEAPPPTSPSPSPAPSAPRRRARDRAEPSVQPTPERTCSVDVDAVLLRRAAQALGISDPQEIVVAALSEVVTSQQRAMELARLREHVERIAAIAGQAQALQSADPSLA, from the coding sequence ATGACGCAGAGCACGACCGTCCAAGTGGGTCGCTTCCACACAGGCCGTTTAGCCGAGGGACGCCCTCAGGCTCTGAACGCCTGGCGTTTCACCACCGACGACCCAGAGGTGGCCGCCCGCGTCGCCGCCCTCCTTGGAGGCCAGCCTCAACCGAACGAAGGGGGAGGAGCACTCGCCCACGAGGTCCTGACGAACCGTGAGCGAGTACGCGTACTCATGGATGGGCCCGACGCTGCGGCGGCTCGCATGGTCCTCTGGGGCTGCGAGGGGATCATCCACGAATGTGACGGCTTCGAATTCCTGTCGCCAGAAGAGAAGATGGGTCAGCCATGCGGCTGCCCTTCGCGGCTCAAGGACCGAAAGACGGCCGCTAGAGACGGCCGTGGCCCAATGCCATCGATCAATCTCACCTTCCGGATCGCAGCTGAACCCGCGCTCGGCGGCTTCCACTTCATGACGGGCTCCTGGGAGCTGGCTGCACAGCTCCCTGACCTGACAGATGCGCTGGAACGTGTCGGCGGCCCAGCCGTCTGTGACCTCACGATGGAGCTGGTCGTCTTCACCACCAAGGCGGGCAGAAGCGTCTGCTATCGAAGGCCGGTGGTCACCGTACTCGGCAGCCCCGGCACCGTCGCACTGGAAGCCCCGCCGCCCACCTCACCCTCGCCTTCTCCGGCGCCATCCGCACCGCGCCGAAGGGCCAGAGACAGGGCTGAGCCTTCTGTCCAGCCCACGCCTGAGCGGACCTGCTCGGTCGACGTGGATGCTGTTCTGCTCCGCCGCGCCGCCCAAGCGCTGGGCATCAGCGACCCCCAGGAGATCGTTGTCGCTGCCCTGTCCGAGGTCGTGACAAGCCAGCAGCGGGCCATGGAGCTCGCCCGGCTGCGCGAGCATGTCGAACGCATCGCAGCCATCGCGGGGCAAGCGCAAGCGCTCCAAAGTGCGGATCCCTCACTCGCCTGA
- a CDS encoding PE-PGRS family protein: MEMGEHWAYRARPKELGGAVRRVEVVRVGGRGRADWLHVRFLDGDDAGLQEWVDAASLVARWEDVEAFRADDVSELSLAEASRHVRGSADFEAARLVLGFVRPKSKLRLRRSVGDAGILEMGRVDDSAPLVGMDPAELRRDPMVYEKRDGMSLAGWPTTERIARFVAGRLADDILPEVDRRQQAIDQERTQSSWYSYSRRDDRKLDAEAAVLRTVREWCGQDKAERYDELVALRDEVVRLGKLVEKSVKALRDRGHGVIASTIERDLGVHISSLGSDVRR; the protein is encoded by the coding sequence ATGGAGATGGGTGAACACTGGGCCTACCGAGCGAGGCCGAAGGAGCTGGGCGGCGCGGTTCGTCGGGTCGAGGTCGTACGGGTAGGCGGTCGCGGCCGGGCTGATTGGCTCCACGTGCGGTTCCTTGACGGTGACGACGCCGGACTGCAGGAGTGGGTTGACGCGGCTTCCCTCGTGGCGCGCTGGGAGGACGTCGAGGCGTTCCGCGCGGACGACGTGAGTGAGCTCTCCCTGGCCGAGGCGTCGCGGCACGTGCGGGGAAGTGCCGACTTCGAGGCCGCGAGGCTGGTCCTCGGCTTCGTCCGCCCGAAGAGTAAGTTGCGTCTGCGGCGCAGTGTTGGAGACGCCGGGATCCTGGAGATGGGCCGTGTCGACGACAGCGCCCCTCTTGTCGGGATGGACCCCGCGGAGCTGCGACGCGATCCGATGGTCTACGAGAAGCGTGACGGCATGAGTCTGGCCGGGTGGCCGACCACTGAACGTATCGCACGTTTCGTGGCCGGCCGTCTCGCCGACGACATCCTTCCGGAGGTGGACCGCAGGCAGCAGGCCATCGATCAGGAGCGCACGCAGTCCTCCTGGTACTCCTACAGCCGCCGGGACGACCGCAAGCTGGACGCGGAAGCGGCCGTCCTGCGGACCGTTCGGGAGTGGTGTGGCCAGGACAAGGCCGAGCGTTACGACGAGCTGGTCGCCCTGCGGGACGAGGTCGTCCGGCTCGGGAAACTCGTGGAGAAATCGGTGAAGGCCCTACGTGACCGCGGGCACGGTGTCATCGCCTCCACCATTGAGCGCGACCTCGGGGTCCATATCTCCAGCCTTGGTTCAGACGTTCGTCGGTGA
- a CDS encoding IS481 family transposase, translating into MPHSNARLTIHGRRLLVDRVRAGRPVAHVADEMGISRTTAHKWIRRWRAEGDAGLYDRTSRPRATPHRTPASTESQICALRRERKLDPARIGPILGIPTSTVHRVLVRHGLNRLRWMDRPTGQLIRRYERARPGELIHVDIKKLGNIPDGGGHRIMSRQQAGTNRQATTDARKGGSPVIGYSFVHTAIDDHSRLVYSEVLANERKETAAAFWQRANAFFTERGITVERVLTDNGSCYRSKLFGQALKAAGSIHKRTRPHRPQTNGKVERLNRTLLDEWAYVRPYSNNAERTAALVDFLHTYNHHRCHTALGGKPPINRVNNAAGQYS; encoded by the coding sequence GTGCCCCACTCCAATGCCCGGCTGACCATCCACGGCAGACGGCTCCTTGTCGACCGGGTCCGCGCCGGCAGGCCCGTCGCTCACGTGGCTGACGAAATGGGGATCTCCCGCACCACCGCCCACAAGTGGATTCGACGCTGGCGAGCCGAAGGCGACGCGGGACTGTACGACCGAACGAGCCGGCCCCGGGCCACACCGCATCGCACTCCGGCCAGCACGGAAAGCCAGATCTGTGCGCTGCGCCGTGAGCGGAAGCTTGACCCAGCCCGGATTGGTCCGATCCTGGGAATACCTACCTCGACCGTCCATCGAGTCTTGGTCCGGCATGGCCTGAACCGGCTGCGCTGGATGGACCGGCCCACCGGCCAACTCATCCGCCGCTACGAACGCGCACGCCCCGGCGAGCTGATCCACGTCGACATCAAGAAGCTCGGAAACATCCCCGACGGCGGCGGACATCGCATCATGTCTCGCCAGCAAGCCGGTACCAACAGACAGGCCACGACCGACGCGCGCAAGGGCGGCAGTCCCGTCATCGGCTACAGCTTCGTCCACACCGCCATCGATGACCACTCCCGCCTCGTCTACAGCGAAGTCCTGGCCAACGAGCGCAAGGAGACCGCCGCCGCATTCTGGCAGCGGGCGAACGCCTTCTTCACCGAACGCGGCATCACCGTCGAGCGGGTCCTGACCGACAACGGCTCCTGCTACAGATCCAAGCTCTTCGGCCAGGCTCTGAAAGCCGCTGGCAGCATCCACAAGCGCACCCGCCCGCACCGCCCCCAGACAAATGGCAAGGTCGAACGCCTGAACCGCACGCTCCTCGACGAATGGGCCTACGTACGCCCGTACTCCAACAACGCCGAACGCACTGCGGCCCTCGTGGACTTCCTCCACACCTACAACCATCACCGCTGCCACACCGCGCTCGGCGGTAAGCCACCCATCAACCGCGTCAACAACGCTGCGGGGCAATACAGCTAG
- a CDS encoding type I restriction endonuclease: MIQWLLPMGWDFTAGRSLSRETTQTMVVGQLRDPTVRLTPGVIDGFDADAMVEEIVGTVNAVKGGLVRANAQVMNLPREHKEFRDTDGVWHALKVIDFEQPTANTLVVSVEVTITVPGKTSRRFDLVYWVNSLPLVRVEAKSLTAKSGWADAAREINGRKGLIWHHQGSGKTLLMVFAASLLLADTRPESPTIILLSDRTDLVRQTSGVSPPPWGRLLPQACPPARSCLPAGRRRARRHLHDRPQVRRCRQ; the protein is encoded by the coding sequence ATGATCCAGTGGCTCCTCCCGATGGGCTGGGACTTCACAGCGGGCAGGTCGCTGTCGCGTGAGACGACGCAGACGATGGTCGTCGGTCAGCTGCGGGACCCCACCGTCCGGCTCACCCCAGGCGTGATCGATGGATTCGACGCGGACGCGATGGTCGAGGAGATCGTCGGCACGGTCAACGCCGTCAAAGGCGGCCTGGTACGAGCCAACGCGCAGGTAATGAACCTGCCGCGCGAGCATAAGGAGTTCAGGGACACCGACGGCGTGTGGCACGCTTTGAAGGTCATCGACTTTGAGCAGCCGACCGCCAACACGCTGGTCGTGTCGGTCGAGGTGACCATAACCGTCCCCGGCAAGACCTCCCGCAGGTTCGACCTCGTGTACTGGGTCAACAGTCTGCCCCTGGTGAGGGTCGAGGCGAAGTCCCTTACCGCGAAGTCCGGTTGGGCCGACGCCGCCCGCGAGATTAACGGCCGGAAGGGGCTCATCTGGCACCACCAAGGCAGCGGGAAGACGCTGCTGATGGTGTTCGCCGCCTCGCTGCTACTGGCTGACACTCGCCCCGAGTCGCCCACCATCATCCTGCTCTCAGACCGAACAGATCTCGTGCGGCAGACCTCCGGGGTGTCACCTCCGCCCTGGGGACGCCTACTTCCGCAAGCCTGCCCACCAGCAAGGAGTTGCCTCCCTGCTGGCCGACGACGTGCGCGGCGTCATCTCCACGACCGTCCACAAGTTCGCCGATGCCGGCAATAA
- a CDS encoding helix-turn-helix domain-containing protein — translation MRELRRRGGTLTALSETTGISISILSRLESVQRKPGLELLLPLARAYQMPVEELIGAPTDLDPRVYPQPFTRNGMTVVPLSRTPGGLQAYKHILTGGREPDPRSHEGYHWLYVLRGHLRVVLGDKDFILAEGEVAEFDTHIPHWFGNADEHPVEFLSILGPQGERVHIKASYRPDETHTH, via the coding sequence CTGCGCGAGCTGCGCCGCCGCGGCGGCACCCTCACCGCCCTGTCGGAGACCACCGGCATTTCGATCAGCATCTTGTCCCGGCTCGAATCCGTGCAGCGCAAACCGGGCCTGGAGCTCCTGCTGCCACTCGCCCGCGCCTACCAGATGCCGGTCGAGGAGCTGATCGGCGCACCCACCGACCTCGACCCACGGGTGTACCCGCAGCCCTTCACCCGCAACGGCATGACCGTCGTCCCGCTCTCGCGCACCCCCGGCGGACTACAGGCGTATAAACACATCCTGACCGGCGGCCGCGAGCCCGACCCCCGCTCCCACGAGGGCTACCACTGGCTCTACGTCCTGCGCGGACACCTGCGTGTCGTGCTCGGCGACAAAGACTTCATTCTCGCCGAGGGCGAGGTCGCCGAATTCGACACCCACATCCCGCACTGGTTCGGCAACGCCGACGAACACCCCGTGGAGTTCCTCAGCATCCTCGGCCCACAAGGCGAACGCGTCCACATCAAAGCCAGCTACCGCCCCGACGAAACCCACACCCACTGA